From one Shewanella sp. GD04112 genomic stretch:
- a CDS encoding glycosyl hydrolase family 18 protein produces MFKTQISTSAMLVASVLASVASFQAFAALPGKPTLGWGETKFAIIEVNQAASAYNQLVTVKDAADVSVTWNLYNGDIGNKAQVLLNGNVAWEGPSSAAGTANFKVNKGGRYQMRVQLCNNEGCSASDAREILVADTDGSHLLPLNASLKENNRPYANKSGKVVGSYFVEWGVYGRKFPVDKIPAQNLTHILYGFTPICGGNGINDSLKEIEGSFEALQRACAGRADFKVAIHDPWAAVQMPQAGVSEYSDPYKGNFGQLMALKQAYPDLKILPSVGGWTLSDPFYFLGDKTKRDTFVASVKEFLQTWKFFDGVDIDWEFPGGSGANPSLGNANDGQTYVTLMRELRAMLDELSAETGRTYELTSAISAGGDKIAKVDYQAAQQYMDYIFLMSYDFNGGWTNTELGHQTNLYEASWDPNTRYTTDKGVKALLSQGVTPGKIVVGAAMYGRGWTGVNGYSGNNPFTGTATGKVKGTWEAGVVDYRQIAKDYMGAGWSYAYDETAEAPSVFNASTGDLITFDDARSVKAKGQYVLANQLGGLFAWEIDADNGDILNAMHEGLGHGEGTTPPANKAPIANAGADITVTGTADVTLNGSASRDPENGALSYQWSQVSGPSLSISNADMANAMVQLSATASDVVYVFSLRVTDPEGLSSTDTVTLTHKAETANQAPVVTVPATVTLEAGQSVSINATATDADGDSLTYAWTVPSGVAASGQNTATLVVTAPAVTQSTQYSLSVLVSDGALDASAALTLTVTPKATGGQCDATDPNAANYPAWNATSIYNTGDTVSYNQLVWKAKYWTQGNTPSRTADQWQLLSQVELGWDAGVAYNGGATTSYNGRQWQAKYWTKGDVPGVAAVWTDIGAASCP; encoded by the coding sequence ATGTTTAAGACTCAAATCTCCACCTCGGCGATGTTGGTGGCCTCGGTGCTGGCATCCGTTGCCAGTTTTCAAGCCTTTGCTGCGCTCCCCGGTAAACCGACTTTAGGTTGGGGGGAAACCAAGTTTGCCATTATCGAGGTGAATCAAGCTGCCTCAGCCTATAACCAATTAGTGACGGTTAAAGATGCCGCCGATGTGTCGGTGACGTGGAACTTGTATAACGGCGATATCGGCAATAAGGCGCAGGTGTTACTCAACGGAAATGTGGCATGGGAAGGTCCATCGAGTGCGGCGGGTACGGCCAATTTCAAGGTCAATAAGGGCGGGCGCTATCAAATGCGCGTGCAGCTTTGTAATAACGAAGGTTGCAGTGCCAGTGATGCGAGGGAAATCTTAGTCGCCGATACTGATGGCAGTCATTTACTGCCACTCAATGCGTCTTTGAAGGAAAACAATCGTCCCTATGCGAATAAATCCGGCAAAGTGGTGGGAAGTTACTTTGTGGAGTGGGGTGTTTATGGGCGTAAGTTCCCCGTTGATAAGATCCCTGCACAAAACTTAACCCATATTTTATATGGCTTTACCCCGATTTGTGGCGGCAATGGCATCAACGACAGCTTAAAGGAAATCGAAGGCAGCTTTGAGGCGTTGCAGCGCGCCTGTGCTGGCCGTGCCGATTTTAAAGTGGCGATCCACGACCCTTGGGCAGCGGTGCAAATGCCGCAGGCGGGTGTGAGTGAGTATTCCGATCCCTACAAAGGCAACTTCGGCCAATTGATGGCGTTAAAACAAGCCTATCCCGATCTGAAGATCCTCCCCTCCGTTGGTGGCTGGACGCTCTCAGATCCCTTCTACTTTTTAGGGGATAAAACCAAGCGCGACACCTTTGTCGCCTCAGTGAAGGAGTTTTTACAAACTTGGAAGTTCTTCGATGGTGTCGATATCGACTGGGAATTCCCCGGCGGCAGTGGTGCTAACCCAAGCTTAGGTAATGCCAATGACGGACAAACCTATGTCACCCTGATGCGTGAATTGCGGGCGATGCTCGATGAGCTCAGCGCCGAAACCGGACGCACCTATGAGCTGACGTCGGCCATCAGTGCGGGCGGCGATAAGATTGCTAAGGTCGATTATCAGGCGGCGCAGCAATATATGGATTACATCTTCCTGATGAGTTACGACTTTAACGGCGGCTGGACCAACACTGAGCTGGGGCATCAAACCAATCTCTATGAGGCTAGCTGGGATCCTAATACCCGATACACCACGGACAAAGGCGTAAAAGCCCTGCTCTCTCAAGGGGTGACCCCGGGTAAGATTGTGGTCGGCGCTGCTATGTACGGCCGCGGCTGGACTGGGGTCAATGGCTATAGCGGTAACAATCCTTTCACGGGCACTGCAACGGGCAAAGTGAAGGGCACTTGGGAAGCGGGCGTAGTGGATTATCGCCAGATCGCCAAGGATTATATGGGCGCAGGTTGGAGCTATGCCTATGATGAAACCGCTGAAGCACCATCTGTCTTTAATGCATCTACGGGTGATTTAATTACCTTCGACGATGCTCGTTCTGTTAAAGCCAAGGGTCAATACGTGCTGGCCAATCAGCTCGGTGGTCTGTTCGCCTGGGAAATTGATGCCGATAATGGCGACATTCTCAATGCCATGCACGAAGGTCTAGGTCATGGCGAGGGCACAACGCCACCAGCGAATAAAGCGCCGATTGCCAACGCGGGAGCGGATATCACGGTAACCGGTACAGCGGATGTCACGCTAAACGGCAGCGCGTCGCGGGATCCTGAAAACGGCGCCTTGAGTTATCAATGGAGCCAAGTCTCTGGCCCAAGCTTAAGTATCAGTAATGCGGATATGGCCAATGCTATGGTGCAACTGAGCGCGACGGCGTCGGATGTGGTGTATGTGTTTAGCCTGCGAGTCACAGATCCTGAGGGATTATCTTCAACCGACACTGTGACTCTCACCCATAAGGCCGAGACGGCAAACCAAGCGCCAGTGGTGACTGTGCCTGCGACTGTAACGCTTGAAGCGGGGCAATCGGTGAGCATCAATGCGACGGCGACCGATGCCGATGGCGACAGCCTCACCTACGCATGGACAGTGCCAAGCGGCGTAGCGGCGAGTGGACAAAACACTGCCACATTGGTGGTGACGGCGCCAGCTGTTACTCAGTCGACCCAATACAGTTTGAGTGTATTAGTCTCCGATGGCGCCTTAGATGCCAGTGCTGCCTTGACCTTAACCGTGACGCCTAAGGCGACGGGCGGTCAATGTGACGCAACTGACCCCAATGCGGCCAACTATCCCGCTTGGAATGCGACAAGCATTTACAACACAGGTGATACAGTGAGTTATAACCAACTGGTTTGGAAGGCGAAATACTGGACTCAAGGTAACACACCTTCAAGAACCGCCGACCAATGGCAATTGTTGAGTCAGGTTGAGTTAGGCTGGGATGCGGGCGTTGCCTACAACGGCGGAGCAACGACTAGCTATAACGGTCGTCAGTGGCAAGCCAAATACTGGACTAAGGGTGATGTCCCCGGTGTCGCAGCAGTATGGACGGATATTGGCGCGGCGTCTTGCCCTTAG
- a CDS encoding ROK family protein, with the protein MQTLTIDVGGSKALFELQLKGHTEQYKIPTGEGFKIEDLNDQIAALERDYDLQHYQLAIAVPGLVQQNRLVSCKSLPGLNGLSFETLKTQGELKFICNDIDAGMQATCDEKYACELLVMCGTGIGMSIALSGKAFTGATGVAGELGHCRVMTEAGEFSLEQLASGDSIRSRKISTADDLYLAGTYLGMGLAWAVNLFNPNRIWLAGGMMNSAPYYKGCLDSLRRMALSAPLAEMKINRVDDMETLVCRGLSVILARDYSKDAA; encoded by the coding sequence ATGCAAACATTAACAATAGACGTGGGCGGTAGCAAAGCCCTGTTCGAACTTCAACTCAAGGGGCATACAGAACAATATAAAATCCCCACGGGTGAAGGCTTTAAAATTGAAGATTTAAATGATCAAATCGCGGCGCTGGAACGGGATTATGATTTACAGCATTACCAGTTAGCGATCGCTGTACCTGGACTCGTACAACAGAATCGTTTGGTGTCCTGTAAATCTCTACCTGGTCTCAATGGGCTAAGCTTTGAAACCTTGAAAACCCAAGGTGAACTTAAGTTTATCTGCAATGATATCGACGCCGGTATGCAGGCAACCTGTGATGAAAAATATGCCTGTGAGTTGTTAGTCATGTGTGGCACTGGGATTGGCATGTCGATCGCGTTGAGCGGCAAGGCTTTTACGGGGGCTACGGGAGTGGCGGGGGAGCTTGGGCATTGCCGAGTGATGACGGAGGCGGGGGAGTTTAGTCTCGAACAGCTCGCCAGCGGCGATTCTATCCGCAGCCGTAAGATTTCCACCGCCGATGATTTATATCTCGCCGGAACTTATCTGGGGATGGGGTTAGCGTGGGCGGTCAATCTGTTTAATCCTAATCGGATTTGGTTAGCGGGCGGCATGATGAACAGCGCGCCGTACTACAAGGGTTGTCTGGATAGTTTAAGACGCATGGCTCTCAGTGCACCGTTAGCCGAAATGAAGATTAATCGTGTCGATGATATGGAGACCTTAGTCTGTCGTGGCTTATCGGTGATCTTGGCTAGGGATTACTCGAAGGACGCCGCCTAA